Proteins encoded together in one Litoribacterium kuwaitense window:
- a CDS encoding SDR family NAD(P)-dependent oxidoreductase: MLVEERRIVVTGAARGIGKAIAEAYAKDKCIVFALDIDELALINLLQEANKQKWSLFTHVVDIRDSDDIAEFFSNIQENRGHVDVLINNAGIGKWTSPDKLTVKEWDDVLHTNLRGAFLCARAAARLMPEGGRIIQMASTRATMSEPHSESYAASKAGLLGLTHALAASYADRRITVNAISPGWIETTAYDQLRDIDHQQHWSRRVGTTSDIVRACFFLTDPANDFITGEQITIDGGMTRKMIYAD, from the coding sequence TTGTTGGTTGAGGAGCGTCGTATCGTCGTTACTGGAGCAGCTCGTGGAATCGGAAAAGCGATCGCAGAAGCGTATGCCAAAGACAAATGTATCGTATTTGCTTTAGATATTGATGAGCTCGCCTTGATAAACCTTCTGCAAGAAGCTAACAAGCAAAAGTGGAGCCTGTTCACTCACGTTGTTGACATTCGTGACTCAGACGACATTGCGGAATTTTTTTCGAACATTCAGGAAAACCGAGGCCATGTGGACGTGCTGATTAATAATGCTGGGATTGGAAAATGGACTTCTCCTGATAAGCTGACAGTCAAAGAGTGGGATGACGTTCTTCATACCAACCTGAGAGGTGCCTTTTTATGTGCGCGTGCCGCTGCTCGTCTGATGCCTGAAGGTGGGAGAATCATCCAGATGGCATCAACACGTGCAACCATGAGTGAGCCACATTCAGAGAGTTATGCGGCTTCTAAAGCAGGACTCCTTGGCTTGACACACGCGTTGGCGGCCTCTTATGCAGATCGACGCATCACAGTAAATGCCATTAGTCCGGGGTGGATCGAAACGACAGCATATGATCAATTGCGCGACATCGATCATCAGCAGCATTGGTCGAGACGCGTCGGTACAACAAGTGACATTGTACGAGCCTGCTTTTTTCTGACAGACCCTGCCAATGACTTCATTACTGGAGAACAAATCACGATTGACGGTGGTATGACGCGAAAAATGATTTATGCTGATTAG
- a CDS encoding GNAT family N-acetyltransferase: MHFRKMTPADISFLQSHANTAEELSQWAGSSYTFPLTEEQVKRALAKGDEEKPTELHWVVIDESSNDIAGHVMLSHIERENETARISHVLVSEKQRGKKIGEKLIHWAVTYGFEELNLHRLGLGVFDFNLPAKRCYERYGFQVDGHLRDVRKVNDTFWSIYEMSLLRPEWKK, translated from the coding sequence ATGCATTTTAGAAAAATGACTCCTGCAGATATTTCATTTTTGCAGTCACATGCCAATACAGCAGAAGAACTGTCGCAATGGGCGGGCTCTTCCTATACTTTTCCGTTGACAGAGGAGCAAGTGAAACGAGCACTCGCAAAAGGAGACGAGGAAAAGCCTACTGAACTTCATTGGGTCGTCATTGATGAATCATCCAATGACATTGCTGGACACGTCATGCTCTCACACATTGAGCGTGAAAATGAGACTGCGCGAATTAGTCACGTACTCGTTTCTGAAAAACAACGCGGGAAAAAGATTGGTGAGAAATTAATTCATTGGGCAGTCACTTACGGTTTCGAAGAATTAAACTTGCATCGACTCGGGTTAGGTGTATTTGACTTCAACCTTCCTGCGAAACGATGCTATGAACGTTACGGCTTCCAGGTAGATGGTCACCTTCGTGATGTCCGAAAAGTGAATGACACTTTCTGGAGTATTTACGAAATGAGCCTCCTTCGCCCGGAGTGGAAAAAATAG
- a CDS encoding winged helix-turn-helix transcriptional regulator translates to MNKEVFENVKMSLDVVCGKWKGLILIQLLEGPKRFSQLKAEIPGIKHQSLIKQLKALERDGIIQRTEYPERPPRVDYRLTPYGEGVRALLHTLEHWGAEHRDHKKAN, encoded by the coding sequence GTGAATAAAGAAGTCTTTGAAAATGTCAAAATGTCTTTAGATGTCGTTTGTGGAAAATGGAAGGGGCTGATCTTAATCCAGCTGCTTGAGGGGCCAAAACGATTTAGCCAGCTGAAAGCAGAAATTCCAGGTATCAAGCATCAGTCATTAATTAAGCAGTTAAAGGCATTAGAGCGAGATGGTATTATCCAAAGGACAGAGTATCCCGAGCGTCCTCCGCGTGTGGATTATCGATTGACACCGTACGGGGAAGGTGTCCGCGCTTTGTTACACACGCTTGAACATTGGGGGGCTGAGCATCGCGACCATAAAAAAGCAAATTGA